One window of the Lipingzhangella halophila genome contains the following:
- the metE gene encoding 5-methyltetrahydropteroyltriglutamate--homocysteine S-methyltransferase, giving the protein MTSTIGSTVLGYPRIGPNRELKRALEAYWASRSSEAELREVARQLRADTWRALDGAGLDSVPGNTFSFYDQVLDTAVTFGAVPPRYVDLGLNSLDTYFAMARGVESAPPLEMTKWFDTNYHYLVPEIGPGTRFSLADRTPVEQYREARELGVSTRPVVVGPLTFLLLSKPDADAPASFQPLDTLDELLDAYAELLRELRRAGAQWVQLDEPAFAADRSPAELEALRSTYRRLGDLDERPNLLVAGYFGDLGEALGVLASSPVEALAVDLVAGHSAVDTLPALRGLRDKTLVAGVVDGRNVWRTDLDAALSTAATLLGSAGEVAVSTSCSLLHVPYDVEAETRVDPQVKSWLAFAEQKVGEVVTLGRALRDGRDAVADELAAARAAVTNRAHADRVRNHRVRARLDGLRPEHARRPDYGKRRAAQAKTLRLPPLPTTTIGSFPQTGDVRRARAALRAGSIDEAAYNQRMREEIARVIRLQEQLGLDVLVHGEPERNDMVQYFAEHMEGFVATDNGWVQSYGSRCVRPPILFGDVWRPEAITSGWAAYAQHLTDKPVKGMLTGPVTILAWSFVRDDQPLAVTAKQVALAIRDEAHDLEAAGIRMVQVDEPALRELLPLRAVQHKRYLDWAVEAFRLATSGIADSTQVHTHLCYSEFGDVINAIVALDADVTSIEAARSRMEVLDDLNAVGFARGVGPGVYDIHSPRVPEPQEVADLLRAALEAVPAERLWVNPDCGLKTRGYAEIEAALTNMVAAAETVRPMAR; this is encoded by the coding sequence TTGACCAGCACGATCGGATCGACGGTACTGGGCTATCCGCGGATCGGCCCGAACCGGGAGCTCAAGCGCGCCCTGGAAGCTTATTGGGCGTCGCGCAGCAGCGAGGCGGAGCTGCGTGAAGTGGCGCGCCAGTTGCGGGCCGACACTTGGCGCGCACTCGACGGTGCCGGCCTGGACTCGGTTCCGGGGAACACGTTCTCGTTCTATGACCAGGTTCTGGACACGGCGGTCACGTTCGGCGCGGTCCCGCCGCGCTACGTGGACCTGGGACTGAACTCGTTGGACACCTATTTCGCTATGGCGCGGGGTGTGGAGTCCGCGCCGCCGCTGGAGATGACGAAGTGGTTCGACACCAACTACCACTACCTGGTGCCGGAGATCGGTCCGGGCACGCGGTTCTCGCTGGCTGACCGGACCCCTGTTGAGCAGTACCGGGAGGCTCGGGAACTGGGGGTGTCCACCCGCCCTGTGGTGGTGGGGCCGCTGACGTTCCTGCTGTTGTCGAAACCCGACGCGGATGCCCCCGCGTCGTTCCAGCCGCTGGACACGCTCGACGAGCTGCTGGACGCATACGCGGAGCTGCTGCGTGAGCTGCGACGCGCCGGTGCGCAGTGGGTCCAGCTCGATGAACCGGCCTTCGCCGCCGACCGCTCACCGGCGGAACTGGAGGCGCTGCGCAGTACCTATCGCAGGCTCGGTGACCTCGATGAGCGCCCGAACCTGCTCGTGGCCGGATACTTCGGTGACCTCGGCGAGGCACTCGGTGTCCTCGCATCGTCGCCGGTCGAGGCGCTGGCGGTGGATCTCGTCGCCGGGCACTCGGCGGTGGACACGCTGCCGGCGCTGCGTGGCCTGCGGGACAAGACGCTGGTGGCCGGGGTGGTTGACGGCCGCAACGTCTGGCGCACCGATCTCGACGCGGCGCTGTCCACGGCCGCGACCCTGCTGGGCTCGGCCGGCGAGGTGGCCGTGAGCACGTCGTGCTCCCTACTGCACGTGCCCTACGACGTCGAGGCCGAGACCCGGGTCGATCCGCAGGTCAAATCGTGGCTGGCCTTCGCCGAACAGAAGGTCGGCGAGGTGGTCACGCTGGGGCGTGCGCTGCGCGACGGACGTGACGCGGTCGCCGATGAGCTGGCCGCGGCGCGGGCCGCGGTCACCAACCGGGCGCACGCGGATCGGGTGCGCAACCACCGGGTGCGAGCGCGGCTGGACGGGCTGCGGCCCGAGCATGCGCGCCGCCCGGATTACGGGAAACGGCGCGCGGCCCAGGCGAAGACACTACGGTTGCCGCCCTTGCCGACAACCACCATCGGGTCGTTTCCCCAGACGGGCGATGTCCGCAGAGCCCGTGCCGCGCTGCGCGCTGGCAGCATCGACGAGGCCGCGTACAACCAGCGGATGCGCGAGGAGATCGCGCGGGTGATCCGGCTCCAGGAGCAGCTCGGGCTGGACGTCCTGGTGCACGGCGAGCCCGAGCGCAACGACATGGTGCAGTACTTCGCCGAGCACATGGAGGGCTTCGTCGCCACCGACAACGGCTGGGTGCAGTCGTATGGGTCGCGGTGCGTGCGTCCGCCGATCCTGTTCGGCGACGTCTGGCGGCCCGAGGCGATCACCAGCGGGTGGGCCGCCTATGCCCAGCACCTCACCGATAAGCCGGTCAAGGGCATGCTCACCGGGCCGGTGACCATCCTGGCGTGGTCGTTCGTGCGCGACGACCAGCCGTTGGCGGTTACGGCCAAGCAGGTCGCGCTGGCCATCCGCGATGAGGCGCATGATCTGGAGGCCGCCGGGATCCGCATGGTCCAAGTCGACGAGCCGGCGCTGCGGGAGCTGCTCCCACTGCGAGCAGTGCAGCACAAGCGGTACCTCGACTGGGCGGTGGAGGCGTTCCGGTTGGCCACCTCCGGGATCGCTGATTCGACCCAGGTCCATACGCACCTGTGCTACTCGGAGTTCGGTGACGTGATCAATGCGATCGTCGCGCTCGATGCCGACGTCACCAGCATCGAGGCGGCCCGGTCCCGCATGGAGGTGCTCGATGACCTCAACGCGGTCGGCTTCGCCCGCGGAGTCGGACCAGGCGTCTACGACATCCACTCGCCACGGGTCCCCGAGCCCCAAGAGGTCGCCGACCTTCTGCGCGCCGCACTGGAGGCTGTTCCCGCCGAACGGCTGTGGGTCAACCCCGACTGCGGGCTGAAAACACGCGGTTACGCCGAGATCGAAGCCGCGCTGACGAACATGGTCGCCGCGGCGGAGACGGTCCGTCCCATGGCGCGGTAA
- a CDS encoding S1 RNA-binding domain-containing protein — protein sequence MESLHRGEILSGTVTAIEPFGVFVALDDSPDHPVFPGVGVITISELSWRHIETASDVVQTGQRVSCEFLQFDTWNLEAKLSLRVMRPDPFHAFADRNAVGRKLHGQVTKLAPFGIFVQVADGIVGLVRLQELTWTPVEAPSDVVQVGDEVAVVVTEIDRERRRLVLSRRQASSDPR from the coding sequence CTGGAATCACTGCACCGCGGAGAGATCCTTTCCGGCACCGTCACAGCGATCGAACCGTTCGGCGTGTTCGTGGCGCTGGACGACAGCCCCGACCACCCGGTCTTCCCCGGCGTCGGGGTCATCACGATCTCCGAACTGTCCTGGCGGCACATCGAAACGGCTTCCGATGTCGTTCAGACAGGACAGCGCGTCTCATGCGAGTTCCTCCAGTTCGACACTTGGAACCTGGAGGCCAAACTGTCCTTACGAGTGATGCGGCCCGATCCCTTCCACGCGTTCGCCGACCGCAATGCGGTGGGGCGAAAACTACATGGACAGGTCACCAAGCTGGCCCCGTTCGGCATCTTCGTTCAGGTCGCCGATGGAATCGTAGGGCTGGTCCGCCTGCAAGAGCTCACATGGACGCCCGTGGAAGCTCCGTCGGATGTCGTCCAGGTCGGCGACGAGGTCGCGGTCGTCGTCACCGAAATCGACCGGGAGCGACGCAGGCTGGTCCTCTCCCGACGACAGGCCTCATCCGACCCCCGGTGA
- a CDS encoding VOC family protein, with translation MSGEIVYFEVPGNNVEATREFWGTLFGWTFTESNFPGYSMIHGPSPMGGTPHGDSGQHPRVYFGVDDIAAATARVRELGGTAAEPVTIPAGAFANCADDQGVEFSLFEAAPSQ, from the coding sequence ATGAGTGGCGAGATCGTCTACTTCGAGGTGCCCGGCAACAACGTCGAGGCGACCCGGGAATTCTGGGGAACGCTGTTCGGCTGGACGTTCACCGAAAGCAACTTCCCCGGATACTCGATGATCCACGGCCCCAGCCCCATGGGTGGTACGCCGCACGGAGACTCAGGGCAGCATCCGCGGGTCTACTTCGGCGTCGACGACATCGCGGCCGCGACCGCGCGTGTGCGAGAGCTCGGCGGCACCGCGGCCGAGCCGGTCACCATCCCGGCCGGAGCGTTCGCCAACTGCGCCGACGACCAGGGCGTCGAGTTCAGCCTCTTCGAGGCAGCTCCCAGCCAGTGA
- a CDS encoding MarR family winged helix-turn-helix transcriptional regulator, whose amino-acid sequence MSQDESVGPLEESPGYVLKQAHAALRTAMEEALRPLGLTVAQYACLELLGQRPGLSSSELARGAFVTRQSMHVVLRGLQDRGMLTRPDQAEYGRALPTQLTPAGQEELRAASAAVRAVEQQMFSPLSAADQRRLRDDLAACAAAAASPTQTPES is encoded by the coding sequence ATGAGTCAAGACGAGTCGGTTGGGCCGTTGGAAGAATCACCGGGCTACGTCCTCAAGCAGGCCCATGCGGCGCTGCGCACGGCGATGGAGGAGGCGCTGCGTCCCCTCGGGCTGACCGTGGCGCAGTACGCCTGCCTGGAGCTGCTCGGTCAGCGTCCGGGACTGTCCAGCTCCGAGCTCGCCCGTGGCGCGTTCGTGACCCGCCAGTCCATGCACGTGGTGCTGCGCGGGTTGCAGGACCGAGGCATGCTCACCCGACCCGACCAGGCCGAATACGGCCGGGCGCTGCCCACCCAGCTCACTCCCGCCGGGCAAGAGGAGCTGCGCGCCGCCAGCGCCGCCGTCCGGGCCGTCGAACAGCAGATGTTCTCGCCACTGTCCGCGGCTGACCAGCGCCGACTACGCGACGACCTTGCCGCCTGCGCCGCCGCGGCCGCGTCCCCCACCCAGACTCCTGAGAGCTAA
- the sigJ gene encoding RNA polymerase sigma factor SigJ: MNELDFLAERFEEHRAHLKAVAYRMLGSLAESDDAVQEAWLRLTRSEADKIDNLGGWLTTVVGRVCLDVLRSRRLRREEPLESRLPDPVVSEENGACPEHQALVADSVGLALLVVLESLDPAERLAFVLHDMFGMPFEQIAPIVDRTPSTARKLASRARRRVRGQPPVPDPDPVAQRRVVDAFLTAARGGDFDRLLVILDPDIVLRADSGSAFPGGMKVLRGAEAVAGQFATFQRMATISVARPVLVNGTSGLLTTVDGELNSIMNFTIANEKVVAIDILSDPDRLADLDLTGLEP, from the coding sequence ATGAACGAACTCGACTTCCTTGCCGAGCGGTTCGAGGAACACCGCGCGCACCTGAAGGCGGTGGCCTACCGGATGCTCGGCTCCCTGGCCGAATCCGACGACGCCGTCCAGGAGGCATGGCTGAGGCTCACCCGCTCCGAGGCCGACAAGATCGACAACCTCGGCGGCTGGTTGACTACCGTCGTCGGCCGGGTCTGCCTGGACGTACTGCGCTCACGCCGGCTGCGGCGCGAGGAGCCACTGGAGTCCCGCCTGCCGGACCCGGTCGTCAGCGAGGAGAACGGCGCCTGTCCCGAACACCAGGCGCTGGTCGCCGACTCGGTGGGGCTGGCGCTGCTGGTGGTGCTGGAATCGCTGGACCCGGCCGAACGGTTGGCATTCGTCCTCCACGACATGTTCGGTATGCCGTTCGAGCAGATCGCCCCGATCGTGGACCGCACACCGAGCACGGCCAGGAAACTCGCCAGCCGCGCCCGCCGGCGGGTTCGAGGCCAGCCACCCGTCCCCGATCCCGACCCGGTCGCTCAACGTCGCGTTGTCGACGCGTTCCTGACCGCCGCGCGCGGCGGAGACTTCGACCGGCTGCTGGTCATTCTCGATCCCGACATCGTGCTGCGCGCCGACAGCGGAAGCGCGTTCCCCGGCGGCATGAAGGTCCTGCGCGGCGCCGAAGCCGTGGCCGGTCAGTTCGCCACCTTCCAGCGCATGGCCACTATCTCCGTCGCTCGCCCTGTACTGGTCAACGGAACGTCCGGGCTGCTGACCACCGTCGACGGCGAACTCAACTCGATCATGAACTTCACCATCGCCAATGAAAAGGTCGTCGCGATCGACATCCTCTCCGACCCCGACCGTTTGGCCGACCTCGACCTCACTGGTCTGGAGCCTTGA
- a CDS encoding serine hydrolase domain-containing protein translates to MSKIDVHGMVADGFEAVRDEFAAVVAEEDGESGAQLATYVHGRKVVDLWAGDEVSADTLTGVYSSTKGAAALVAALLVQDGVLALDQAVAHSWPEFAAAGKDRITLRDVLTHRSGVIGVEGGLTADELADDQVIAARLSGQRPFWRPGSAYGYGGFVAFAIVGEVVRRATGRSLQDIFEERVREPYALDLYLGLPEALEGRYRDVLPGLADADELAAFWASVPGPHSLLGVAYGLNSTPPLDQVAFANTRRVRALGQASAGGVGNARGLAGMYAAAVFGVDGRAPLLKPDTLGEFAQLHSAGADLIRGGQGSYTLGFEAKGLRYPFLSANAFGHNGSAGSESFADPVSGIAFGYTRRRFSFNWSYPEHDRLAAAVHHAATPS, encoded by the coding sequence ATGAGCAAGATCGACGTGCACGGGATGGTGGCCGACGGTTTCGAAGCGGTGCGCGACGAGTTCGCCGCCGTGGTGGCCGAGGAGGACGGCGAGTCCGGCGCCCAGCTCGCAACCTATGTCCACGGCCGGAAAGTGGTCGACCTGTGGGCCGGGGACGAGGTGAGCGCCGACACTCTGACCGGCGTCTACTCCTCGACGAAGGGTGCGGCGGCCTTGGTGGCGGCGCTGCTGGTGCAGGACGGCGTACTGGCGCTGGACCAGGCCGTCGCACACTCCTGGCCGGAGTTCGCCGCCGCGGGCAAGGACCGGATCACACTGCGGGACGTGCTCACCCACCGTTCCGGTGTGATCGGCGTGGAGGGCGGGCTCACCGCCGACGAACTCGCCGACGACCAGGTGATCGCGGCGCGGCTGTCCGGGCAGCGGCCCTTCTGGCGGCCGGGCTCGGCTTACGGCTATGGCGGGTTCGTGGCGTTCGCGATCGTGGGCGAGGTGGTCCGCAGGGCCACCGGCCGCTCCCTCCAGGACATCTTCGAGGAGCGGGTGCGGGAGCCCTACGCGCTTGACCTGTATCTCGGTTTACCGGAAGCGCTGGAGGGCCGGTATCGGGACGTGCTGCCCGGGCTGGCCGACGCGGACGAGCTCGCCGCCTTCTGGGCGAGCGTCCCGGGACCGCACAGCCTGCTCGGGGTCGCCTATGGCCTCAACTCCACCCCGCCGCTGGATCAGGTCGCCTTCGCCAACACCCGGCGGGTGCGCGCGCTGGGCCAGGCATCCGCCGGCGGCGTGGGCAACGCCCGAGGACTGGCCGGGATGTACGCGGCCGCGGTCTTCGGGGTGGACGGCCGGGCCCCACTGCTCAAGCCCGACACTCTCGGCGAGTTCGCCCAGCTCCACTCCGCCGGCGCGGACCTGATCCGGGGCGGCCAGGGCAGCTACACCCTCGGATTCGAGGCCAAGGGCCTGCGCTACCCGTTCCTGAGCGCGAACGCGTTCGGCCACAACGGCTCGGCCGGCTCGGAATCCTTCGCCGATCCCGTCAGCGGCATCGCCTTCGGCTACACCCGCCGCCGCTTCTCCTTCAACTGGTCCTACCCCGAGCACGACCGGCTGGCCGCCGCGGTCCACCACGCGGCCACGCCGTCCTGA
- a CDS encoding MFS transporter — protein MSAHIQTRPDGKSGLALLVIAAAQLLIVMDGTIVTVGLPVIGTGLNIAETDLDWVLTSYALAFGGMLLAGGRAGDLFGRRRLFRGGLVVVLLASLLGGVAQDGGTLIAARVLQGVGGAIIAPAALSLLADTFPAGPQRNKALGVYGAMGGLGSVVGLLLGGALTEYLGWRWIMFINIPFALLVLAGTLAVVPGTRQRGGIDLPGAITVTLALGSLVYAIDRAGSDGLTDGLTLTFGAIALGLGTAFAAIQRGVRDPMLPAAVLADRGRLGANLVMLLMGAGQLATFYFLTLYMQSIKHYSPMITGLAYLPFAIGIGIGASVVGPQLQARTSARNVLAIGMAVAAVAMGWFSLLTPDQNVLVTLLPAQMVGGIGLGIGFVAATISGVQGVAPEDSGIASGLINTSQQIGGALGLATLASIAVTAAENQPAGTALPEALTNGYTTGLLGAGAFYLAAILVTVLLLRPRPTSQSSELKRPTAAEAAQRADS, from the coding sequence ATGTCTGCGCACATCCAAACCCGCCCCGACGGCAAGAGCGGTCTGGCGCTGCTGGTGATCGCCGCCGCCCAACTGCTGATCGTGATGGACGGCACCATCGTGACCGTCGGCCTGCCCGTCATCGGCACCGGGCTGAACATCGCCGAGACCGATCTGGACTGGGTCCTGACCTCCTATGCGCTGGCATTCGGCGGAATGCTGCTGGCCGGAGGACGCGCTGGTGACCTGTTCGGCCGCCGCAGACTGTTCCGGGGCGGGCTGGTGGTGGTCCTGCTCGCCTCACTGCTGGGTGGTGTGGCACAGGACGGCGGCACACTGATCGCCGCGCGCGTGCTGCAGGGTGTGGGCGGCGCGATCATCGCCCCGGCCGCGTTGTCCCTACTCGCCGACACCTTCCCCGCCGGACCGCAGCGCAACAAGGCGCTGGGCGTGTACGGGGCCATGGGCGGCCTCGGCTCAGTGGTCGGCCTGCTGCTCGGCGGCGCGCTCACCGAGTACCTGGGCTGGCGGTGGATCATGTTCATCAACATCCCCTTCGCCCTCCTGGTGCTCGCCGGCACGCTCGCGGTGGTCCCCGGCACCCGCCAGCGCGGCGGGATCGACCTGCCCGGCGCGATCACCGTGACCCTCGCGCTCGGCTCGCTGGTCTATGCGATCGACCGAGCCGGATCCGACGGCCTGACCGATGGGCTCACCTTGACCTTCGGCGCGATCGCCCTCGGGCTGGGAACCGCGTTCGCCGCCATCCAGCGCGGCGTCCGCGACCCGATGCTCCCGGCCGCCGTGCTGGCTGACCGCGGCAGGCTCGGCGCCAACCTGGTCATGCTGCTCATGGGCGCGGGCCAGCTGGCTACCTTCTACTTCCTCACTCTCTACATGCAGTCGATCAAGCACTACTCGCCCATGATCACAGGACTGGCCTACCTGCCGTTCGCGATCGGCATCGGCATCGGCGCCAGCGTGGTCGGCCCCCAACTGCAGGCCCGCACGTCCGCGCGGAACGTTCTGGCGATCGGCATGGCGGTGGCCGCTGTCGCGATGGGCTGGTTCAGCCTGCTCACCCCGGACCAGAACGTCCTGGTCACCCTGCTGCCAGCCCAGATGGTCGGAGGCATCGGCCTGGGCATCGGCTTCGTCGCGGCCACAATCAGCGGTGTGCAGGGCGTCGCCCCCGAAGACTCGGGCATCGCCTCCGGACTCATCAACACCAGCCAGCAGATCGGCGGAGCCCTGGGCCTGGCGACTCTGGCCAGCATCGCCGTCACCGCCGCCGAGAACCAGCCCGCCGGAACGGCGCTACCGGAGGCGCTCACCAACGGCTACACGACCGGCCTGCTCGGCGCGGGCGCGTTCTACCTGGCCGCCATCCTCGTCACCGTGCTCCTGCTACGTCCACGCCCGACGAGCCAGAGCAGTGAGCTGAAGCGGCCAACCGCTGCCGAAGCGGCCCAAAGGGCCGACTCGTGA
- a CDS encoding carboxymuconolactone decarboxylase family protein yields the protein MTTIPEHGNLQSRLPNPATLVPELGEIGAALSKATGNGSIPQTTISLVQLRVGQIVASTYLTVLHTGNLRKAEESEERITAVASWQEAPYFSGAERAALALGEAVLTPNPRGERVSDDLYAEASKHYDETALTTLTMAIGQVCFFLPLALIGKPLPGAAPAEQWRQ from the coding sequence ATGACCACGATCCCCGAGCACGGCAACCTCCAGTCGCGGCTGCCCAACCCCGCCACGCTCGTCCCGGAGCTGGGGGAGATCGGAGCAGCCCTGTCCAAAGCCACCGGGAACGGCTCGATCCCGCAGACCACCATCAGCTTGGTACAGCTGCGCGTCGGACAGATCGTCGCCAGCACTTACCTGACCGTCCTGCACACTGGCAACCTTCGCAAGGCCGAAGAGTCCGAGGAGCGCATCACCGCCGTGGCGTCCTGGCAGGAGGCGCCCTACTTCAGCGGCGCCGAACGTGCCGCACTGGCTCTGGGGGAGGCCGTCCTCACCCCGAACCCGCGGGGCGAGCGCGTCTCCGACGACCTGTACGCCGAGGCGTCCAAGCACTACGACGAAACGGCGCTCACCACGCTCACCATGGCGATCGGCCAGGTCTGCTTCTTCCTCCCCCTCGCTCTCATCGGCAAGCCGCTCCCCGGTGCGGCACCCGCGGAGCAGTGGCGGCAGTAG
- a CDS encoding DUF4190 domain-containing protein, translating to MSATAVWSLILGVLSVPGIILFGVLGLLPAAAIITGLAGLRITHRRGFRGVAAAATGLVLGVVTFIITYLMLLIVATVP from the coding sequence TTGAGTGCGACCGCGGTGTGGTCCCTCATCCTCGGCGTTCTCAGCGTGCCCGGGATCATACTGTTCGGTGTACTCGGCCTGCTGCCGGCCGCGGCGATCATCACCGGGCTCGCGGGCCTCCGCATCACCCACCGCCGGGGTTTCCGCGGGGTCGCGGCGGCTGCCACCGGTCTCGTGCTCGGGGTGGTGACGTTCATCATCACCTACTTGATGCTGCTCATTGTGGCCACTGTGCCCTGA
- a CDS encoding MarR family winged helix-turn-helix transcriptional regulator — MTGQGPGQVLFNFVRHWSRRPATGDAGADQGRLVLVSEAVHSLGERGISATVNAIAHEIGIDQSGASRLVKSATAAGYLAMGASAADGRQREASLTPAGQSMLDQAHRWQEEVFGRLTAGWSETRRREFQRAMTELMDRSYAMDA; from the coding sequence ATGACCGGCCAGGGGCCGGGCCAGGTCCTGTTCAACTTCGTGCGGCACTGGTCACGCCGACCCGCGACGGGGGACGCGGGGGCCGACCAGGGGCGACTCGTGCTGGTCAGCGAGGCGGTCCATTCCCTCGGGGAGCGCGGGATCTCTGCGACGGTCAACGCGATCGCGCACGAGATCGGGATCGACCAGAGCGGAGCCTCACGGCTGGTCAAGAGCGCTACAGCGGCCGGCTACCTGGCCATGGGGGCATCCGCGGCTGATGGCCGACAGCGCGAAGCGTCGCTCACCCCCGCGGGCCAATCCATGCTGGACCAGGCTCATCGCTGGCAGGAGGAGGTATTCGGCCGGCTGACCGCAGGTTGGAGCGAAACGAGACGCCGCGAATTCCAGCGGGCCATGACCGAGCTGATGGACCGGTCCTACGCGATGGACGCATGA
- a CDS encoding cupin domain-containing protein — protein MSNRPISLSQALASFDAVWSPHVVARVNDYDVRVAKVEGEHVWHAHADTDEFFLVLDGTLEISLREPAGERTVRLPRDSVFTVPRGTEHKPSAPTGATILMFEPTGTLSVGDRQENVPDHLDVTTGHALSSNEPGGEGGSDAP, from the coding sequence ATGAGCAACCGACCGATCTCTCTTAGCCAGGCCCTGGCCTCCTTCGACGCCGTGTGGAGTCCCCACGTCGTCGCCCGTGTCAACGACTACGACGTCCGGGTCGCGAAGGTCGAAGGCGAGCACGTCTGGCACGCCCACGCGGACACCGACGAGTTCTTCCTGGTACTCGACGGAACGTTGGAGATCTCGCTGCGCGAGCCGGCTGGGGAACGCACGGTGCGGCTTCCGCGCGATTCCGTGTTCACCGTCCCACGGGGCACCGAACACAAGCCCTCGGCTCCCACTGGCGCCACGATCCTCATGTTCGAGCCCACCGGAACGTTGTCGGTCGGCGACCGTCAGGAGAACGTACCCGACCACCTCGACGTGACTACGGGACACGCGCTCTCCTCGAACGAGCCCGGGGGAGAGGGCGGATCCGACGCGCCATAG
- a CDS encoding GlxA family transcriptional regulator, with the protein MTQGSSHANREPRLHRVVVIVDENSNPFELGCATEVFGLHRPEMSRQLYDFRLCAPEPRTLMRDGFFTLTGVAGLEAADTADTLIVPNRPDVAVPRRPAVLDAVRRAHARGARLVGLCSGAFTLAEAGILHGRRAATHWQWADEFRSSFPTVHLEEDVLFVADGDVLTSSGSAAALDLGLYIVRTDHGAEVANTVSRRLVFAAHRDGGQRQFIERPVPDPSTASLSPVLEWARERLDTPLTVLDLAARAAVSPATLHRHFRAHLGTTPLAWLTRERVVLACRLIERGESRFDVVARRSGLGTAAHLRTLMRRATGLSPSEYRRRFGRAEMA; encoded by the coding sequence ATGACGCAAGGATCCTCGCACGCGAACCGGGAGCCGAGGCTGCACCGTGTTGTTGTCATCGTGGACGAGAACTCCAACCCGTTCGAGCTGGGCTGTGCCACGGAGGTGTTCGGGCTGCACCGGCCCGAGATGAGCCGCCAGCTGTATGACTTCCGCCTGTGCGCACCGGAGCCGCGGACCCTGATGCGCGACGGTTTCTTCACGCTCACGGGGGTCGCCGGCCTGGAGGCGGCCGACACCGCCGACACCCTGATCGTGCCCAATCGTCCCGACGTCGCCGTGCCGCGGCGCCCGGCGGTGCTCGACGCGGTGCGGCGGGCCCACGCGCGGGGGGCGCGCCTGGTCGGCCTGTGCAGTGGCGCGTTCACGCTGGCCGAAGCCGGCATCCTGCACGGGAGACGGGCCGCCACACACTGGCAGTGGGCGGACGAGTTCCGCTCGTCCTTCCCCACCGTCCACCTCGAGGAGGACGTGCTGTTCGTGGCCGACGGAGACGTCCTCACCTCTTCGGGCAGCGCGGCCGCGCTGGATCTGGGGCTGTATATCGTCCGCACCGACCACGGTGCGGAGGTCGCCAACACCGTGAGCCGGCGGCTCGTGTTCGCCGCCCACCGGGATGGCGGGCAGCGGCAGTTCATCGAGCGTCCCGTCCCCGACCCGTCGACCGCGTCCCTGTCGCCCGTCCTGGAGTGGGCCCGTGAGCGGTTGGACACACCACTAACGGTGCTCGACCTCGCCGCGCGAGCAGCGGTCAGCCCGGCCACGCTGCACCGGCATTTCCGGGCGCACTTGGGCACGACACCGTTGGCCTGGCTCACCCGAGAACGCGTCGTGCTGGCATGCCGGCTGATCGAGCGTGGCGAGTCGCGCTTCGACGTGGTCGCGCGGCGCAGTGGCTTGGGAACCGCTGCCCACCTGCGTACGCTCATGCGCCGTGCGACCGGCCTCAGCCCTTCGGAGTACCGGCGCCGCTTCGGCCGGGCCGAGATGGCCTGA